The DNA region CCGGATGGCAGATCCGCACTCGCTTCAGTCGCAAGCTGCTCGAAGTGCTTTTTGATGGCCGGCGTGAAGCCGATGACGCGCTTGCGGCTGACGCCCGGAACTTCTTCTCCGCTCGCGCCGCCGATCGCAAGCTGCTCACCATTCCTGCGGATGCGAGTGTGACCGCAAAGCTCGCCAAACGCTACTCCAACCCTGCGCTGGGAGAGATCGCCGTGAGCACCTCGGGCGGTTCGACCATCTTCGATTTCGGGGAATGGAAAAGCGAGGTCGCCACTCGGAAGAATCCTGATGGGACCGTTTCTTTTGTCACCATTGTGCCCGGCCTGGTTGGTTCCGATTTCGTGGTGGGTGCGGGAAGCAAGCGGACGTTGATCGCTCGGGATGCCCAGCACGAGTACATTTTTGAGGAGCGCTGAGCAAGTCCCGCTACAACGAACTCAGGAAAGGGAACCAGGTCCGCTCATTCTTGTGATGTGATGATGCATTGCTGCACAACACCTTACGTCCGGCGATGGAACCCGGAAATTGTGAATGTCACGTCTATTTTCGCCCTCCACCCGACACTAGCGTAATCTTCTCTGCTTTTTGTCGTTGCGTTAGAAATGAACCATGGATGGGCCTAAGGCAAACCTGGTTGCTTGGGTCATTGTTCTGGGTGTGCTTCCTTCTGCGGCAGTGGCGCAGCACACGGCGAAATCGACGGCCAATCGCCCTGTCCAGACATCCGCAAATTCAGTTTCAGAGTCCAGCCCGTCTCGCCTGCTGACGACGGATGAAAGTCTGGCGATCATTGGGGCCGCACTTGAGATCCGTTTCAGTACGCACTCCAGCGGGGACTGCTCTCACTTAGTTCACGCCATTTACGAACGGGCAGGTTTTCCTTACCGCTATGCCGATTCGTCCCGACTCTACGACGGAACCGAGCCCTTTCGACAAGTCGCGCATCCGCAGCCGGGTGATCTGGCGGTATGGCGTGGGCACGCCGCCATTGTGATAAGTCCCGCGCAGCACTCTTTCTTCAGCTCAACACGGTCGGGACTTCGGGTCGAATCTTACGACTCCGAATATTGGAAACATCGGGGTTCCCCTCGATTTTTCCGCTACACGAGGCCTGCTTCGTCGGGTTCGGCTTCGGCAGCTCGAACCGCTTCGGCCCACCCGCCACTTCTGCGCAACGTCGACTCACGCACGCCACTCACCCTCGAAGGACATTCCGACAATGTGTCAGGTGATAAGCCTTCAACCTCCGGGCTTGCGACCGTGAGCAACTTTCCTCCCATCCTTATCACTCATACGGTTCGGCCCACACCAAAACAGGTGAATGAAACGCTTTCGCAGCATTTTGACGAGACCGGCAAGGCATTGCGAGCTCAGAATGTGTTGAGGCTCTCCGAACGTCTAATTGTTTTTGATCACCTGGAAATCAGCGTTGTGCACCTCAAGGAAAACCAAGCCTACGTTGGCGTGAAAATTAACGGCATATCTTCGCTTGAAGCCGGCCGTGGGACTCGGAAGAAGCGCTCGGAGCAGCAGCGCTGGGTGCTAACTCGCCGGGACGGCGACACCTGGGAATTGCTGCTCGCACCGAAAGCCACTTACCTGCCGCGCGATCTAGCGATACGAATCTTCGCAAACCAACTTGCCGCCTTAGCCGAACCGTCAGAAGCAGGCGACTCGTCTAA from Terriglobales bacterium includes:
- a CDS encoding NlpC/P60 family protein; this encodes MDGPKANLVAWVIVLGVLPSAAVAQHTAKSTANRPVQTSANSVSESSPSRLLTTDESLAIIGAALEIRFSTHSSGDCSHLVHAIYERAGFPYRYADSSRLYDGTEPFRQVAHPQPGDLAVWRGHAAIVISPAQHSFFSSTRSGLRVESYDSEYWKHRGSPRFFRYTRPASSGSASAARTASAHPPLLRNVDSRTPLTLEGHSDNVSGDKPSTSGLATVSNFPPILITHTVRPTPKQVNETLSQHFDETGKALRAQNVLRLSERLIVFDHLEISVVHLKENQAYVGVKINGISSLEAGRGTRKKRSEQQRWVLTRRDGDTWELLLAPKATYLPRDLAIRIFANQLAALAEPSEAGDSSKDQAQLARILLLLLDK